The DNA window CCGCCCAGTCGATGAACAGGAAGAGCGCGTAGAGGGTCAGGATCTGCTCGAACGGCGCTACGGCGTACGTGGCGCCATGCTCCAGCCCCACCAGCCACACGGAGACCAGGCTCCAGATGAACATCAGATCGGCGAGCGGCGCGATCGCATTGACCAGGAGCTGAAACACCCATGTGTTCGGAAGTGCGATCATGCCCAGCGAGCCGTAGCTCGGCCGCAGGAACGCGCGCCGGTGCTTCCACATGCACTGCAGCGTGCCGAAGCTCCACCGGAAGCGCTGCTTGAGCAATCCCGACACCGTGTCCGGGGCCTCGGTCCAGGCGACCGCGTGCGGCGCATACGCCACGCGATGGCCGGCCTCGAGCAGGGACAGTGTGAGATCCTGGTCTTCAGCGAGCGTCTCGCCGGAAAACCCGCCCGCCGCCAGGACCGCCTCGCGCCGCCAGGCGCCCACCGCGCCGGGCACCACCGTGATCCCGTTCACCAGGGCAAAGGCGCGACGGTCGAGGTTCTGGCTGGTGATGTACTCGATGGCCTGCCAGCGGGTGATCAGATTGATCCGGTTGCCGACCTTCGCGTTGCCGGCGACCGCCGCCACCGCCGGGTCGGCCAGCGGCTCGACCAGGCGCGCGACGGTGTCCTCTTCGAACAGCGTGTCCGCGTCCAGCCCGATCACGATGTCGTGGGAGGCCAGGCGCAAGCCGACGTTGAGCGCGCTCGCCTTCCCCCCATTGGACTTGGTGACCACCCGCACGCGGGGGTCGGCGTCGAACGCCGCCCGCGCGACCGCGTAGGTGTCGTCCGGCGACCCGTCGTCCACCACGACCACTTCCAGCGCGCCGGCGTAGCGCTGTGCCAGCAGGTGCTCCACGGTGCGCACGACGACGAGCGCCTCGCGATACGCCGGGACGATGACGGACACCGCGGGGGCATAGGGCAGCGCGGCGGGAGCCCTGGCGCGGGCCCGGACGCCCCGTCGTTCGCGTGCGTATTCCAGCAACGCCAGCGTCCCGATGACGAGCACGCGCGCGATCCCGAGGACGACGGCGAGGAGAAAGAGCCACGTCAGGATCCACTCAAGCGTGCCGAAGAGCGCGAAGCCGACGAGCTCCACGCTCCGGGTGGTTTCCTCTCCCTTGGGGAGCGGCGTCATCCCCTGGATGGCACCGTTGGTGAGCCCGGACAGTGTGACCAGTGTATCCCCGCGCGCCCGCAGCGAATCGATCAACGGCCCGAGGGCTGCCACCGTCTCCGCACGATTGCCCCCGCCATCGTGCAGCAGGACCACGTTCCCGCGCGCCCGCTGGTCGAGCACGTTGCGGACGATGGCCGCCGCCCCGGGGCGGGTCCAGTCCCTGGAATCGAGATGCAGGCCCGCGAGCACGTACCCGCGGTCGGACGCGATGGCCGCCGGCCCGAGTTCGTCCGCGGTGGTCGGCTCGGCGTCGCCGAAGTAGGGCGCCCGGAAGAAGACGATGCGGCGGTCGAGCGCGGCCTCCAGCAGCCGGGTCTCCACATCGATTTCCATCCGGACGATATGTGGCGGCAAGAGGGCGAGGTTCGGATGCGTGAAGGTGTGGTTGCCGATTTCGTTGCCGTCGGCCAGCACCCGGCGGGCGAGCTGCAGATGTCGCTCCACGCTGGTGCCGATCATGAAGAACGTGGCATGCACGGAGCGCGACGCCAGGGTGTCGAGGATCGCCGGTGTCCAGTCCGGGTCGGGTCCGTCGTCGAACGTCAGGGCTACCTTGTGCTTCTGAGCGCCGAAGCGCTGGACGATCCAGGGCGATGGGTAGCTGGTCACCTGTTCCCCGGTGATCGGGCCGGCGGGCGCGTCGAACGTGATCGTGCGCGTGCCGTCGGCCGGCTTGGCGCGGATGCGCAGCAGCTCGCCGGTGCCTTGGAACACCACGTCGTACCCCGGCGGGATGCGATCCAGCGCGGTGGCCACCGCCTCCGGGCTTCCGGTCGAGACGGCGAGCGCGTTCCAGAGCGACGGGTCTTCGGCGCCGAGCCGCCAGAGCGCCTGGCCCCGGACCCCCAGCCGCTGGCCGGCGGCGATCTGGTTCCACGCCGTGACCCCGTCGAGGAACCAGACGACATGGTCCGTCGAGTCGGCATCGGTCCAGGCGATGTACGGATTGAGGGCGGCGCTGTCGAATTGGACGGGCGCCGAATGATCGTGCGCCTGCTGCATCACGTCCTGGAACGTCACCGCGTCGCCCGACGACCCGCGGCCGGCGTCGTTCCAGTCGTATCCGTACGCGCCGAGCACCAGCAGGGCCTTGTCGGCCGGCACGGATCGCAGCATGCGGGCCGCCTCACGCTCGTACCACGCCTGGCTGGCGACCGGCCCGGGATTCCCGCTTCCATAGTGCTCGTCGTAGAGCATCAGCAACAACCGGTCGTTGACGGCGGCGTACTTCGCGAGGAGGCTGGGCGAGAGGTCCGTGCTCACCGCCTGCGTCAACAGCAGCCGTCCGGCGCCCGGCGCGGGCGGAACCGAGTCGAGTGCTCGGCGCAGTTCCACCAGGAAGCCGAGGACCGCCGGGTGCAACGCGTCGGGGATCTCCTCGAAGTCGATCGTCACCCCGGCCAGGCCCCAGGTGCGGACGAGGCGCACGAGCTGGGCAATCGTGCGCTTGCGCGCGGTGGGCCGGCGGACCAGCGCCGCCAGGCGGGTGGGGTCGAACCGCTGGGTCGTCGAATCGACGTTGCTGAGCATCAGCAGCACGCGGGGGCGTTCGGCGGCGTCGAGGCGGGAGAGCAGGAACGGCACGCGGCGATCGACGACGGCGTGGAGCGAGTCGCCTTCCGCCGAAACGAACGCCCATTCGCAGATCAGCAGGTCGATCGCGGTGGCATGCGCGGAGAGCGCCGAGAAGGAGTTGTCGTCCCAGTTCACGTAGAACGCCGCGAACTCGCCGCGTTTGGGGGCCGTCCGTGCCGACACGCCGATCGGCTGCCGCGGGAGCGCCGCGCCGCGCAGTGATGGCACGGGCGGGCGTCGCTGCAACGACGCCAGGAGCCGGCGCCGGGCGATGGCCCGTTGCCGCGCGCCCTTGGTTCCTCTCCATATCGGAATCGCGCCGAGCGCCCGATCCACCAGTACGCCGGACGCGGCGGGAAGCGTGGGCGGGATCAGGATGGCGAGCACCACGGTGAGCGCCAGGAGCGTCGTGATCACCCCGATCGCCATGACGCTCCATCGGACGCGTCGCCAGCGTCGGCCGGTGGGGTCCGCGAAGATCGGACGGTTCATGATATAGGAATATACCGGCGGCGGCAGCCGAGCGGCCTATCGAGCCCGCGCGCTCGCGCAGTGCGGACCTGAAACGAGACGCGGCTGCCATGAGATGGCAGCCGCGTCAGGTCAACCGGCAAGGACTCCGCCGAATCAGGGCACGATGGTGCGCGTCGCGGCGATGTCGGCCTCCAGACGCGCGACCCCCGCGCCGGCATCCTTGATGTAGCCGTTGGCCACCTGCACCATTGCTGGCGTCGGCGCCACGTACGCC is part of the Gemmatimonadaceae bacterium genome and encodes:
- a CDS encoding glycosyltransferase; amino-acid sequence: MNRPIFADPTGRRWRRVRWSVMAIGVITTLLALTVVLAILIPPTLPAASGVLVDRALGAIPIWRGTKGARQRAIARRRLLASLQRRPPVPSLRGAALPRQPIGVSARTAPKRGEFAAFYVNWDDNSFSALSAHATAIDLLICEWAFVSAEGDSLHAVVDRRVPFLLSRLDAAERPRVLLMLSNVDSTTQRFDPTRLAALVRRPTARKRTIAQLVRLVRTWGLAGVTIDFEEIPDALHPAVLGFLVELRRALDSVPPAPGAGRLLLTQAVSTDLSPSLLAKYAAVNDRLLLMLYDEHYGSGNPGPVASQAWYEREAARMLRSVPADKALLVLGAYGYDWNDAGRGSSGDAVTFQDVMQQAHDHSAPVQFDSAALNPYIAWTDADSTDHVVWFLDGVTAWNQIAAGQRLGVRGQALWRLGAEDPSLWNALAVSTGSPEAVATALDRIPPGYDVVFQGTGELLRIRAKPADGTRTITFDAPAGPITGEQVTSYPSPWIVQRFGAQKHKVALTFDDGPDPDWTPAILDTLASRSVHATFFMIGTSVERHLQLARRVLADGNEIGNHTFTHPNLALLPPHIVRMEIDVETRLLEAALDRRIVFFRAPYFGDAEPTTADELGPAAIASDRGYVLAGLHLDSRDWTRPGAAAIVRNVLDQRARGNVVLLHDGGGNRAETVAALGPLIDSLRARGDTLVTLSGLTNGAIQGMTPLPKGEETTRSVELVGFALFGTLEWILTWLFLLAVVLGIARVLVIGTLALLEYARERRGVRARARAPAALPYAPAVSVIVPAYREALVVVRTVEHLLAQRYAGALEVVVVDDGSPDDTYAVARAAFDADPRVRVVTKSNGGKASALNVGLRLASHDIVIGLDADTLFEEDTVARLVEPLADPAVAAVAGNAKVGNRINLITRWQAIEYITSQNLDRRAFALVNGITVVPGAVGAWRREAVLAAGGFSGETLAEDQDLTLSLLEAGHRVAYAPHAVAWTEAPDTVSGLLKQRFRWSFGTLQCMWKHRRAFLRPSYGSLGMIALPNTWVFQLLVNAIAPLADLMFIWSLVSVWLVGLEHGATYAVAPFEQILTLYALFLFIDWAVSVLALMVEPDEDWRLTWLVLLQRFAYRQMMYWVVIRSFMAATRGGLVGWGKLERKATVELPAGAPRDETAT